One Triticum dicoccoides isolate Atlit2015 ecotype Zavitan chromosome 5B, WEW_v2.0, whole genome shotgun sequence genomic window carries:
- the LOC119307261 gene encoding uncharacterized protein LOC119307261: protein MVFGGGFKFLVGVGCGVYVAQNYNVPNVKKLFNTYVFLAKHVEETYRKPPKKDDD, encoded by the coding sequence ATGGTTTTCGGTGGCGGCTTCAAATTTTTAGTGGGAGTGGGATGTGGCGTCTATGTGGCTCAGAACTACAACGTTCCAAATGTCAAGAAGCTGTTCAACACGTATGTTTTCCTGGCAAAGCACGTTGAGGAAACGTACCGTAAGCCGCCGAAGAAAGACGACGACTGA
- the LOC119307260 gene encoding uncharacterized protein LOC119307260, whose amino-acid sequence MGKKGLVVVTSILAVLTVVFGVISAVLLALKHHQDDHGEFSTYRRSPAMPCGVVAAILASMTQILASVAICCCGACRMTKGAKRIAAVVFFITSWVLAIIAVLLFLTGAMLGFEGSAKKTVGNARIVGGVAIFVIATFLFLVVAALDVASYRLVRKKGQYQAYVGSNPPFVPSKDAPYGSAPPPPNQV is encoded by the exons ATGGGGAAGAAAGGTCTGGTGGTGGTGACCAGCATCCTCGCCGTGCTGACGGTCGTGTTTGGAGTCATCAGCGCGGTTCTCTTGGCGCTG AAACATCATCAAGATGACCATGGCGAGTTCTCTACGTACCGGCGATCGCCGGCGATGCCATGCGGTGTGGTGGCAGCCATCTTGGCGTCGATGACGCAGATTCTTGCCAGCGTGGCCATCTGCTGTTGTGGGGCATGTCGGATGACTAAGGGGGCCAAGCGCATCGCcgcggtggtcttcttcatcacctCATG GGTCCTCGCGATCATAGCGGTGCTACTATTTCTGACGGGCGCCATGTTGGGATTTGAAGGCTCTGCAAAGAAAACCGTTGGGAATGCTAGGATTGTCGGAGGTGTCGCAATTTTTGTGATCGCGACGTTTTTGTTTCTCGTAGTTGCCGCCCTTGATGTTGCCTCGTACCGCCTAGTTCGGAAGAAGGGCCAGTACCAAGCATATGTTGGCAGTAATCCTCCTTTTGTGCCATCTAAAGACGCTCCCTACGGTTCTGCTCCTCCACCGCCAAATCAAGTCTAA